In Odontesthes bonariensis isolate fOdoBon6 chromosome 6, fOdoBon6.hap1, whole genome shotgun sequence, one genomic interval encodes:
- the LOC142383034 gene encoding zinc finger protein 862-like has protein sequence MSLTPQQSAIKHHCDIATKSRRDSLVSQMKVIYHMAKSDIPTHQFRGLTELLQSLEAPDFQCSANVYQHNESLNDMEVAIERTLIEQLDEKLKQSEFLGLIIDETVNITVNKKLIVYLKFENRGKAETVFLGNYTIQSGTARSIYSNVVDALKDRGLDIRRVMGLGSDGASVMMGCHSGVGALLKQESAFAVQVHCIAHRVALAASDASKAVQMVAHYKRTVNSVYSFYKHSATRTNRLRELCATLTDEDMTSLKQQCAVRWLSLGKAVSAVKKNWPALIMELSEEAANGNAQSQGLLNQIRSYKFIALTHTLSDVLPVMDKLNLCFQREDVNLGCISPMFKDLTVTESTEKHVRTFDNRRRQYIEELIESLERRFPRDDVDILKGFDLVFNPDRYPVSCEMQQYAQHAVKPLIEHYGTPKETETGAVEPLISPENAQRDEVPLMTALRGYGGLNFLTACETVVRELGDIFPEWAKLAKIACTIPVSSVPAERGFSLQNRIKTSIRNRISEEKVTRLMRISCSGPGLKDFDFPRAAENFHAMKLCRK, from the exons ATGTCACTAACGCCTCAGCAAAGTGCTATTAAGCATCACTGTGACATAGCCACGAAGTCTAGAAGAGATTCGCTCGTGTCACAGATGAAAGTGATCTACCACATGGCTAAAAGTGACATCCCAACTCATCAGTTTCGTGGACTGACAGAATTACTGCAGTCTTTGGAAGCCCCTGATTTTCAGTGCAGTGCGAACGTATACCAGCACAACGAGTCTCTAAACGACATGGAAGTTGCGATTGAGAGAACGCTAATAGAACAACTTGACGAGAAACTGAAACAGAGTGAATTCCTTGGGTTGATAATTGATGAAACTGTTAACATCACAGTGAACAAGAAGCTGATCGTCTACCTGAAGTTTGAGAACAGGGGCAAGGCAGAGACAGTTTTCCTGGGGAACTACACAATTCAATCAGGAACGGCCCGGAGCATCTATAGCAATGTGGTGGATGCGCTGAAGGACAGGGGTTTGGACATTCGCAGAGTCATGGGTCTGGGGTCTGACGGGGCCAGTGTCATGATGGGTTGCCATTCTGGTGTTGGTGCTCTGTTAAAACAAGAGAGTGCGTTTGCTGTTCAGGTGCACTGCATTGCTCATCGTGTAGCATTGGCGGCGTCAGATGCATCCAAGGCTGTCCAAATGGTTGCACATTACAAACGCACGGTCAATTCGGTATATTCATTTTACAAACATTCTGCAACCAGAACGAATCGGCTACGAGAGCTCTGTGCTACCCTCACTGACGAAGACATGACCAGCTTGAAACAGCAGTGCGCCGTGCGCTGGCTCTCCCTCGGCAAAGCTGTGAGTGCTGTCAAAAAGAATTGGCCTGCGCTGATAATGGAGCTCAGCGAAGAAGCAGCCAATGGCAATGCCCAAAGCCAAGGGCTTCTTAACCAAATTCGATCATACAAATTCATTGCCCTGACGCACACCCTCTCTGATGTCCTGCCCGTGATGGATAAGCTCAACCTGTGTTTCCAGAGGGAGGACGTCAATTTGGGCTGTATCTCACCCATG TTCAAGGACTTAACAGTGAcggagagcaccgagaaacatGTGCGCACGTTTGACAACAGGAGAAGGCAGTACATCGAAGAGCTCATCGAATCGCTGGAGAGGAGATTCCCCCGTGATGACGTGGATATCCTGAAAGGCTTTGACCTGGTCTTCAATCCTGACAGATACCCTGTATCCTGTG aaaTGCAACAATATGCTCAGCATGCAGTCAAGCCTTTGATAGAGCACTATGGGACACCAAAGGAGACGGAGACTGGCGCAGTGGAACCCTTAATTTCCCCTGAGAATGCCCAGCGAGACGAGGTGCCATTGATGACGGCTCTTCGTGGATACGGCGGTCTAAACTTCCTCACTGCGTGTGAGACCGTTGTTCGAGAATTGGGTGACATCTTTCCCGAGTGGGCCAAGCTTGCCAAGATAGCGTGTACAATCCCGGTGTCCAGTGTGCCAGCGGAAAGGGGCTTTTCACTCCAAAACCGCATAAAAACCTCAATCAGAAACCGCATATCTGAGGAAAAGGTGACGAGACTGATGCGGATATCTTGCAGCGGGCCGGGGTTGAAAGACTTTGATTTCCCTCGAGCAGCGGAGAACTTTCATGCAATGAAGTTGTGCAGGAAATGA
- the LOC142383033 gene encoding uncharacterized protein F54H12.2-like: MTQLSIEDKVYTEIRPLSAITENGPIEFFIPGDGEKYLDLNDTLLHLRVKITNADGTDLVNDAAVGLINYPLNTLFSQCDVTLGDRLISQSSATHPYRAMIETLLIFSEDALKSQFSAGLYYKDTAGSIDSIVTNNGPNRGLNQRATSTANSREVHLMGPLHGDVFFCERLLLNSVDMRIKLTRASEAFYLMGARDSTFRLQILGASLFVKKVTVSPAVRLGHTSALMRGNALYPLSRVNVKTYSIPENSRICKQENLFLGAMPKYIVLGMVHHEAFTGRRDLSPFNFKHMDIEYLALCQDGRQVPAKAFQPQFNQGISVREFYNMFIATGRHLKDLPLSINREEFNNGYSLFVFNLNPGEDTEALSPVSNGNLRLEMRFRVPLPHTTTLIVYACYDSILEINSRRQVLVDYY, encoded by the coding sequence ATGACTCAGCTTTCTATCGAGGATAAGGTCTACACGGAAATTAGGCCTCTTTCGGCCATTACTGAGAATGGTCCGATTGAGTTTTTTATACCGGGAGATGGTGAAAAATATCTTGATCTGAATGATACCTTGTTACATCTCCGCGTGAAGATCACCAATGCAGATGGAACTGACCTGGTCAACGATGCTGCAGTGGGTCTCATCAATTATCCTCTCAATACACTTTTCAGTCAATGCGATGTTACTCTGGGGGATAGATTAATTTCACAGTCTAGCGCCACTCATCCTTATAGAGCCATGATTGAGACTTTGCTCATCTTTTCTGAAGATGCATTAAAGAGTCAGTTCAGCGCCGGTCTTTACTATAAAGATACGGCCGGCTCTATTGACTCTATAGTGACCAATAACGGTCCAAACAGAGGATTAAACCAGAGAGCGACCTCTACAGCTAATTCCAGAGAAGTACATCTAATGGGTCCTCTCCACGGGGATGTCTTTTTCTGTGAAAGACTTCTGTTGAACTCTGTGGATATGAGAATTAAACTAACCAGGGCTAGTGAAGCCTTCTACCTCATGGGAGCTAGAGATTCAACTTTCCGATTGCAGATATTAGGCGCCTCTCTTTTTGTCAAAAAAGTCACCGTCTCCCCGGCGGTTCGTTTAGGCCATACATCCGCCTTAATGAGAGGAAATGCCCTCTATCCTCTGTCACGAGTGAATGTGAAAACATACTCCATTCCTGAAAACTCTAGGATATGTAAGCAGGAGAATCTCTTTTTGGGAGCGATGCCTAAATATATTGTTTTAGGCATGGTGCATCACGAGGCATTCACAGGAAGACGCGACCTCTCACCTTTTAATTTTAAACACATGGATATAGAATATCTGGCCCTCTGCCAAGATGGCAGACAAGTCCCCGCCAAGGCATTCCAACCGCAGTTCAACCAAGGCATTTCAGTCAGAGAATTTTACAACATGTTCATCGCTACCGGTCGCCATTTAAAAGACCTCCCTCTGAGTATCAATCGTGAAGAATTTAATAATGGGTATTCGCTTTTTGTCTTTAATCTAAACCCTGGTGAGGATACTGAGGCGTTGTCACCTGTGTCCAACGGGAATTTAAGATTGGAAATGAGGTTTAGAGTACCGCTACCTCATACCACTACTCTAATTGTATATGCGTGTTACGATTCCATTTTGGAGATCAACTCAAGAAGACAGGTGCTGGTGGACTATTattaa